CCAAGAGCAGTGCAGAGGCTGGGACTCGAACATTCTCGAATCGAATGTGCATATGACCGTGTGGTGCATCGTCATGACCAAATACAGTCATGGCGCGCAGAATCTTGATACCGGGCGCGTCTGCTGGAACCACAAACATTGAATGTTGCGCGTGTCGTGGTGCTTCGTCGACGGCCGTCTTAGCCATCAGAATGTACACTTTGCAGCGCTCATCGCCAGCGCCCGAAGACCAGTACTTCTCGCCGTTGAACACCCAGTCGTCGCCATCACGCACGGCACTGAACTTGAGATTAGTTGCATCGGATGACGCGACATCGGGCTCAGTCATTAAATATGCGGATCGTATTTTACTTTCAAGAAGTGGTTCAAGCCATTGTTTTTTATGATCTTCTGAGCCATATCGCTCCAGGACTTCCATATTGCCGGTGTCTGGCGCTGAGCAATTGAACACCTGAGGACCTAACACACACCAGCCCATTTGTTCTGCCAAATACGCGTACTCGACCGTCGACAGTCCGTAGCCGCGCTTCGAATCGGTTAGCCAAAAGTTCCACAAACCTTGTTCACGGGCTTTGGCCTGCAAGCCCTCTAAAATTTCATACTGACGTTGAGTCATGGCGAAGCGATTGCCGTCTTTGCCAACTTCACGATGAAATTCGATGTCGGCGTCCAGCACTTCTTCCTGAATCAGCTTAGTTACTTTGTCTAAAATGGGTTGCAGTCGTTCGGTGACCCCTAAGTTCATAGTCATACGGATTCCTTTGGTTATTGGTTACTTTGTCTAATTA
The sequence above is a segment of the Arenicella chitinivorans genome. Coding sequences within it:
- a CDS encoding acyl-CoA dehydrogenase family protein encodes the protein MTMNLGVTERLQPILDKVTKLIQEEVLDADIEFHREVGKDGNRFAMTQRQYEILEGLQAKAREQGLWNFWLTDSKRGYGLSTVEYAYLAEQMGWCVLGPQVFNCSAPDTGNMEVLERYGSEDHKKQWLEPLLESKIRSAYLMTEPDVASSDATNLKFSAVRDGDDWVFNGEKYWSSGAGDERCKVYILMAKTAVDEAPRHAQHSMFVVPADAPGIKILRAMTVFGHDDAPHGHMHIRFENVRVPASALLLGEGRGFEVSQGRLGPGRIHHCMRAIGQAERALKLMCERATSRTAFGRPLAKLGANYDIIADCRIGIEQARLLCLKAAWMMDQGDPHAAAPYISQIKVVAPNMALKVIDEAMQMFGGTGVSQDTPLADMYAQMRTLRFADGPDSVHRMQVARKELAGYR